TTAAGTGATCGAATACGGAATCTGGCAAATACCTTCCTAAAATTTGGTAGGCAAGGGCTGCTTTGTTTTTGCCAGAATTTCTTTGCATTTGGGTGACATAGTAAGATGTACTCATCCGTCGTACAAACTAATTTTTTAGTTTTTGAAAGAGATTTGGTAAAAATTAAATGAAGGTTATGTGAACTTGGTAATTTCCGCTTTGAAAGAAATCCTCCTTTCCAAAAGGGGATTAGGGCCGATTCTTGTTTTCATGCAATCAAACCTTTGGCAGAAGTCTCTCTTCTTTGGGTTTGTTTTTATTTTCCTTCAGTGTAATATCCGAAATCAGGTAGACATCGTTAAAAACGGGGTCGCAGATCTGAGTTCTTTCCCTTTTGAAAAAGGCGGGATTGCTGCCTTGGAGGGTGATTGGGAATTTTATCCGAAAGAAATCCTTTCTCATGGGAATTCGGTGGCAACTAGCAAGAGTTATTTTAGAGTTCCCGGGCTTTGGAATGATTCTCCCGTATCTTCTTCACTCAGTGACGGAATCGGATTTGCCACTTATAAGTTGGAAGTCATCCTGCCTCCTGAAGAAGCTAGATACGTTGTTTATGTTCCCGAGCAAAGAACCGCCTACAGATTGTATCTTACCGAAAAAGTAGGAGTACAAAGCGGTATCCCCGGTTCTCTTGCGCTCAGTTCGTATCCTAGTTTGCAAGGTCAATCGGTGTCTATCACAGCCAAAGACAAACTAACGTTTGTTCTCTTTGTTTCCAATTTTCATCATAGGGAAGGGGGAACTCTTTCTCCTCCGCTCATCGGAACGGGAGAAGCCGTCCAGGGTTATGCATTTGCCAACGGGACGATTGATCTGGCTCTGACGGGAGCCATCTTTATGTTCGGGATTTATCATTTCATCATATTCTTCTACCGGAACAAACAGAAAGAGGCTTTTTTCTTCGGTTTGTTTTGTTTGGTTTTTGCGGTTCGCATTTTATTCACGGGAAACAAAACAATCTATGCTGTAACACCTGCTATTCCCTGGGATTTGATGATTTTTATGGAATACGCAAGCGTATTCGTTTTGGCGACTTTGTTTTTATGGTTCGTAGAAGGACTTTTTCCCAGATTCATCAGTATCAATCTGATCAAAACCATCAGTGCGGTCGTTATCTTTCATCTGATTCTTTTCCTGATTTTGAAACCGCTTTATTATACGAGATTTGAATTCGTATTTCAAATTTTCGGATTGGTTCTTGCTTCTCTGCTTCTTTTCCGGTTGGTGCAGATGTACAATCGGGGATTGCCGGAATCGGGATTGTTTTTATTCGGCTATATCTTGTTATTCGCCGGATTTTCAATAGATATACTTTCCGCTTTTTTGGCCGAAGCTGAATTGTCCGTTTCACATCTCACTTTGTTTTTGTTTTTCGGAGTTCAATCCTCCATCATCACTCTTCGTACTGCGCGCATTTTTGATAAAAGAAAATTGTTAAAAGAAGAATTCGAAAAATCCAACGATATCTTTATCGAAACAAATCGTTTTTATGAAAAATTCATTCCGAGAGAATTTCTCACTTACTTGGGTAAAGACAGCATCGAAAATATTTCCTTGGGAGACAGCAACCAAAGAGAGATGACTGTGCTATTTGCAGATATCTGGGAGTACTATGATATCATTTATAGTAATCCGGTAGAGGCACGAATCTTATTTACCAATTCGTATCTAGGTCGGATCGGTCCCAATA
The nucleotide sequence above comes from Leptospira kobayashii. Encoded proteins:
- a CDS encoding adenylate/guanylate cyclase domain-containing protein, coding for MNLVISALKEILLSKRGLGPILVFMQSNLWQKSLFFGFVFIFLQCNIRNQVDIVKNGVADLSSFPFEKGGIAALEGDWEFYPKEILSHGNSVATSKSYFRVPGLWNDSPVSSSLSDGIGFATYKLEVILPPEEARYVVYVPEQRTAYRLYLTEKVGVQSGIPGSLALSSYPSLQGQSVSITAKDKLTFVLFVSNFHHREGGTLSPPLIGTGEAVQGYAFANGTIDLALTGAIFMFGIYHFIIFFYRNKQKEAFFFGLFCLVFAVRILFTGNKTIYAVTPAIPWDLMIFMEYASVFVLATLFLWFVEGLFPRFISINLIKTISAVVIFHLILFLILKPLYYTRFEFVFQIFGLVLASLLLFRLVQMYNRGLPESGLFLFGYILLFAGFSIDILSAFLAEAELSVSHLTLFLFFGVQSSIITLRTARIFDKRKLLKEEFEKSNDIFIETNRFYEKFIPREFLTYLGKDSIENISLGDSNQREMTVLFADIWEYYDIIYSNPVEARILFTNSYLGRIGPNISNNNGFIDKYIGSAVMALFDGGIQDAVKAAEQIQWELEKYNVRRRGNGFIPLHAGIGIHSGETMLGIIGESERMESTVISDTVNLASRIQGLTKKYSARILISLTSLMLHEDLDNIPYRILDFVRVKGKKETVMIAEVLVAGIDTVSDKKIANKDLFESAIFDYERANFESALEGFKAVALDNPEDVAAEIYVKRTEYNLSAGVGEDWDGVSDWEK